The following coding sequences lie in one Treponema sp. OMZ 790 genomic window:
- a CDS encoding MATE family efflux transporter codes for MENLCGSKCVCKNMDLQLNSQKISKNLWRLAYPTMISAGLQNFYDIVDMVWVGQISKTALSGVTLFSSIYMLFTILNEIAGASSVSMIAQNYGRGDMEKTQRIAEQTISFKVVLAVISGLLLAIFLKPLLWFFLPDQEVVNSALEYGWLRIFFIPVMFSSYSVNTIFRCTGDAKTPLHIMIIATIINLVLDPLFMFDIVPGTSIPGLGLGVFGAALATVIARSISFLYGILILLSGKRKIKISFEGLFRLDKKIDTDLLLIGLPSGINSLVRTFAQVTIMKFVTVYGADAVAIAGVGGKLAQFAFMPIFGFSMGGATLVGQSLGRDNVREAKLTSKITALMSASIVGIFAIIIMGTPQTFLHLFFPGDIEMLNQGSVMLRIFYPSFIILSAGLGFASVFSGSGHTRPMLYSTLGSRWFVQIPFLFLIVNVLHLPLYMVWTSYILSELAEFTVILYHYRKGVWCNKRV; via the coding sequence ATGGAAAATTTATGCGGTTCGAAGTGTGTTTGTAAAAATATGGATCTGCAATTAAATTCTCAAAAAATATCAAAAAATTTATGGAGATTGGCTTATCCGACAATGATTTCTGCAGGTTTACAAAACTTTTATGACATTGTCGATATGGTTTGGGTAGGGCAGATATCTAAGACGGCCTTATCCGGAGTAACCCTCTTTTCTTCTATTTATATGCTTTTTACTATTTTGAATGAGATAGCAGGGGCCAGTTCCGTTTCGATGATTGCTCAAAATTATGGACGGGGCGACATGGAAAAAACTCAGCGCATTGCAGAGCAGACTATCAGTTTTAAAGTTGTGCTTGCAGTAATCTCAGGTCTCCTTTTGGCAATATTTTTAAAACCTCTTTTGTGGTTCTTTCTTCCGGATCAAGAAGTTGTAAATTCGGCCCTTGAATACGGCTGGCTTAGAATCTTTTTTATTCCCGTTATGTTTTCTTCATACTCCGTAAATACGATTTTCAGATGTACCGGAGATGCAAAAACTCCTCTCCATATTATGATAATAGCGACTATCATAAACTTGGTCTTAGATCCTCTTTTTATGTTTGATATAGTTCCGGGTACAAGCATTCCGGGGCTTGGATTGGGAGTCTTTGGAGCAGCTCTTGCGACGGTAATTGCAAGAAGTATCAGCTTTTTATACGGCATCCTTATTCTTTTAAGCGGAAAGCGTAAGATAAAAATAAGCTTTGAGGGACTTTTCAGACTCGACAAAAAAATAGATACGGATCTTTTACTCATAGGACTTCCTTCAGGTATTAATTCTCTTGTGCGTACCTTTGCTCAGGTAACGATTATGAAGTTTGTAACCGTCTATGGAGCCGACGCTGTTGCTATTGCAGGAGTCGGCGGAAAGCTTGCGCAATTTGCCTTTATGCCCATTTTTGGGTTTAGTATGGGAGGAGCAACTTTGGTAGGCCAAAGTCTCGGCCGTGACAATGTTCGAGAAGCAAAACTTACATCCAAAATAACGGCTCTTATGTCGGCAAGTATAGTAGGTATTTTTGCAATAATTATTATGGGAACACCTCAAACGTTTTTGCACCTCTTTTTCCCGGGCGATATTGAAATGCTGAATCAAGGAAGCGTCATGCTGCGTATTTTCTATCCTTCCTTTATAATTTTATCGGCAGGTTTGGGCTTTGCTTCCGTTTTTTCCGGTTCAGGTCATACAAGGCCGATGCTTTATTCTACCCTCGGTTCGCGTTGGTTCGTTCAGATTCCGTTTTTATTTTTAATTGTAAATGTTTTGCATCTTCCGTTATATATGGTTTGGACTTCATATATTCTATCGGAGCTCGCGGAGTTTACCGTTATTTTATATCATTACCGCAAAGGCGTGTGGTGTAATAAGAGGGTATAG
- a CDS encoding ribonucleotide-diphosphate reductase subunit beta: MITEKTILPHKALFNENGDIETHKRKMIGGNTTNLNDFNNMKYSWASDWYRQAMNNFWIPEEINMTTDVQDYRKLSAPEKTAYDKILSFLIFLDSIQTANLPNVGQYVTANEVNLCLTIQAFQEAVHSQSYSYMLDTICSPEERTEILYQWKDDEHLLRRNKFIGDLYNEFQTDKSALAFLKVCVANYILEGVYFYSGFMFFYNLGRNNKMPGSVQEIRYINRDENTHLWLFRSMIQELQKEEPQLFTPETVELFRAMIKEGCEQEIAWGNYVIGNDIPGLNSQMVTDYIQYLGNLRCENLGFAPIYDGHREEPQSMSWVSQYSNANLIKTDFFEAKSTAYAKSSAMVDDL; this comes from the coding sequence ATGATAACGGAAAAAACTATTTTGCCGCATAAGGCATTGTTTAACGAAAACGGAGATATAGAAACTCACAAACGCAAGATGATCGGAGGGAACACCACCAATCTAAACGATTTTAACAATATGAAGTATTCATGGGCAAGCGATTGGTACAGGCAGGCTATGAATAATTTTTGGATACCCGAAGAAATAAATATGACCACCGATGTTCAAGACTATCGAAAATTATCCGCACCGGAAAAAACAGCCTACGATAAGATTCTTTCTTTTTTGATTTTTTTGGACAGTATTCAAACCGCAAATCTTCCCAATGTCGGACAATATGTAACGGCCAATGAGGTAAACTTATGCCTTACCATTCAGGCCTTTCAAGAAGCTGTTCATTCGCAAAGCTACAGCTACATGCTTGACACAATTTGTTCTCCCGAAGAGAGGACCGAAATTTTATATCAATGGAAGGATGATGAACACCTTTTGCGTAGAAACAAATTTATCGGCGATCTATACAACGAATTTCAAACCGACAAGAGCGCTCTTGCTTTTTTAAAGGTCTGCGTTGCAAACTACATCTTGGAAGGCGTTTATTTTTATTCCGGTTTTATGTTCTTTTATAATTTGGGAAGAAACAATAAGATGCCCGGTTCGGTACAGGAAATCCGTTATATTAACCGGGATGAAAATACACATCTTTGGCTTTTCCGTTCGATGATTCAGGAGCTGCAAAAGGAAGAACCTCAGCTGTTTACTCCCGAAACCGTAGAGCTTTTTAGAGCCATGATAAAGGAAGGCTGCGAGCAGGAAATAGCTTGGGGAAATTATGTTATAGGAAACGATATTCCCGGGCTTAACAGTCAGATGGTAACCGACTATATCCAATATTTGGGAAACCTCAGATGCGAAAACCTCGGCTTCGCTCCGATTTATGACGGCCACAGGGAAGAACCCCAATCCATGAGCTGGGTCAGCCAGTACAGCAATGCGAATCTGATTAAGACGGATTTCTTTGAAGCCAAGTCTACAGCTTATGCAAAGTCCTCGGCAATGGTAGACGATCTATAG
- a CDS encoding AI-2E family transporter translates to MYQENKHRLQTISFFVLLAGMLILVGKLFLPYASVLLWSAVIYILVSPLYNKILSKMNKEKKTFPIKKRLLAGSFAIMTVLVVAGVLFFVVIKIFGQGKILVQNIQSFLENINNADSGFSKTDIASAVNRLSMGTVDISNLDLQKEFLSLLSASSDRILRYATSLVKNAGSFFLSLVFFAFALYFFYVDGAYLFSLLKHAIPIDNETSGKLFSKIGEITTNLFKGLFLVSFYQCLASLIIYLAFGVQSALLLAILTFFSSFLPLVGCGLIWFPVGVGLCFTDSLLKGLIFLVVAGSIISFMDNFLRPFFLKDRIKIHPLLIFFSMLGGISMFSFDGIVLGPMIVILFFTILDMALDIEEKKENDDDNFEHLV, encoded by the coding sequence ATGTATCAAGAAAACAAGCACAGGCTTCAAACTATCTCATTTTTTGTATTACTTGCAGGAATGCTGATTCTTGTGGGTAAATTATTTTTACCCTACGCAAGCGTTTTATTGTGGTCGGCTGTAATTTATATTTTGGTAAGCCCCTTATATAATAAGATACTGTCCAAGATGAATAAAGAGAAAAAAACTTTCCCGATAAAAAAGAGATTGCTTGCAGGCAGTTTTGCAATAATGACGGTTCTTGTTGTTGCCGGTGTCTTGTTTTTTGTCGTGATAAAAATATTCGGCCAAGGAAAAATTCTTGTTCAAAATATTCAAAGCTTTTTGGAAAACATAAACAATGCAGATTCCGGATTTTCAAAAACAGATATAGCCTCAGCTGTAAACCGATTGTCGATGGGGACGGTAGATATTTCAAACCTTGATTTACAAAAAGAATTTTTAAGCCTTTTATCCGCCTCCTCGGATCGGATATTAAGGTATGCAACAAGTCTTGTAAAAAATGCAGGTTCATTTTTTTTATCCCTTGTTTTTTTTGCCTTTGCTCTTTACTTTTTTTATGTAGACGGGGCCTATCTTTTCAGCCTGTTAAAACATGCCATTCCAATAGATAACGAAACATCAGGCAAACTGTTTTCTAAAATAGGAGAAATTACAACAAATCTTTTTAAAGGACTTTTCTTGGTTTCCTTTTACCAATGTCTTGCCTCTTTAATTATCTATCTTGCATTTGGAGTTCAAAGTGCTCTCTTGCTTGCGATTTTAACCTTTTTTAGTTCATTTTTACCCCTTGTCGGCTGCGGCTTAATTTGGTTTCCTGTCGGAGTCGGGTTATGCTTCACTGACAGTCTGCTAAAGGGGCTTATCTTTTTGGTCGTTGCAGGCTCGATAATCAGCTTTATGGATAATTTTTTACGTCCCTTCTTTTTAAAAGATAGAATAAAGATACATCCTCTTTTAATCTTTTTTTCGATGCTGGGCGGAATAAGCATGTTCTCATTCGACGGAATCGTTTTAGGTCCGATGATTGTAATTTTGTTCTTTACGATTTTGGATATGGCTTTGGATATAGAAGAAAAAAAAGAAAATGACGATGACAATTTTGAGCATTTAGTATAA
- the rlmJ gene encoding 23S rRNA (adenine(2030)-N(6))-methyltransferase RlmJ — translation MLSYRHGFHAGNQADVFKHAALFSFLKLYTQKQKPFTAFDLNAGGASYNLLSEWSLKTGEAEEGIVRLLNLYKKEKLPIPIPEDFKSYLDFCLKNYDENSSYAGSPEIIRSFLQKDSNLILCDLHSAEAEKLKELYRSAENVHVHKRDCYETIRALTPPLPIRGFALFDPSYEVDSDYTAIAEAVEKVCKKWSVGIFIIWYPILNHKTEECANLKSRISRTANGKILNFEVKHFSSKIDTESEYGLQGSGLLITNPPWGMEDRVKGICEYVERVWGSLG, via the coding sequence TTGCTGAGTTATCGACATGGTTTTCATGCAGGTAATCAGGCCGATGTTTTTAAACATGCTGCTTTGTTTTCTTTTTTAAAACTTTATACTCAAAAGCAAAAACCTTTTACGGCTTTCGATTTAAATGCAGGCGGTGCTTCCTATAATCTTTTAAGTGAGTGGAGTTTAAAAACCGGCGAAGCGGAAGAAGGGATAGTCCGTCTTTTGAATTTATATAAAAAAGAAAAACTGCCTATTCCAATTCCTGAAGACTTTAAGTCTTATTTGGATTTTTGCCTAAAAAACTATGATGAAAATTCCTCTTATGCCGGCTCTCCCGAAATCATCCGTTCATTTTTACAAAAAGATTCTAATTTAATCTTATGCGATTTACATTCTGCCGAAGCCGAAAAATTAAAAGAGCTTTACAGGAGCGCAGAAAATGTTCATGTGCACAAAAGGGATTGCTATGAGACGATTAGAGCTCTTACCCCTCCTCTGCCTATCCGCGGCTTTGCCCTCTTTGATCCCAGCTATGAAGTCGACTCCGACTATACAGCAATTGCAGAAGCTGTTGAAAAAGTCTGTAAAAAATGGTCTGTAGGAATCTTTATAATTTGGTATCCAATATTAAATCACAAAACCGAAGAGTGTGCAAATTTAAAAAGCAGGATAAGCAGAACTGCAAACGGCAAGATTCTAAATTTTGAGGTCAAGCATTTTTCAAGTAAGATAGATACTGAAAGCGAATACGGCCTTCAAGGCTCAGGCCTTTTAATCACAAATCCTCCCTGGGGCATGGAAGATAGGGTAAAGGGAATTTGTGAGTATGTTGAGAGGGTGTGGGGTAGTTTAGGTTGA
- a CDS encoding TrkA family potassium uptake protein, translating into MKKFAIMGLGTFGIRMLDELIKIGAEVIIIDQNKELIEMYKPKASSAVVIEEISELSVRKILPPKVDTVIVDFSRKVELSVISTTILKTLGIANIVVRAQSDEHGRLLKTVGATRVIYPDSEAAKRTTPILAADLLLKFMPISKNLALAEVGVEARYVGKSLAESNIRKDMGVNIIARRKKESEDFIFMDDPEYKFEEDDVLLVVASEEHIYNFSGGKISLKNNLKKEGTVKTSIFKNLFSSKK; encoded by the coding sequence ATGAAAAAATTTGCGATTATGGGCTTGGGAACCTTCGGCATACGGATGCTCGATGAGCTTATAAAAATCGGCGCCGAAGTTATCATCATCGACCAAAACAAAGAACTGATCGAAATGTATAAACCCAAGGCTTCTTCTGCAGTCGTAATAGAAGAAATAAGCGAGCTTTCGGTGCGCAAAATCTTGCCTCCTAAGGTAGATACCGTAATTGTAGACTTTAGCCGCAAGGTGGAGCTTTCCGTAATCAGTACGACAATTTTGAAAACTCTCGGCATTGCAAACATTGTGGTGCGAGCCCAATCCGATGAACACGGAAGGCTTTTAAAAACCGTCGGAGCTACCAGAGTAATTTATCCTGACAGTGAGGCCGCCAAAAGAACAACGCCTATTTTAGCAGCAGATCTCCTTCTTAAATTTATGCCTATTTCAAAAAACCTTGCCCTTGCCGAAGTCGGGGTAGAGGCAAGATATGTCGGTAAAAGCCTTGCAGAATCCAATATAAGAAAAGACATGGGCGTAAACATTATTGCCCGCAGAAAAAAAGAAAGTGAAGACTTTATTTTTATGGATGACCCTGAGTATAAGTTTGAAGAAGATGATGTTCTTTTGGTTGTTGCCTCCGAAGAGCACATCTATAACTTTTCGGGCGGAAAGATAAGCTTAAAGAATAATTTAAAAAAAGAAGGAACTGTGAAGACTTCAATATTTAAAAATCTTTTTTCTTCAAAAAAATAA
- a CDS encoding FtsX-like permease family protein — protein MINSYSAIMLNLRTRKNEFALFKSVGADSNIITNLFYKEAGGFLIKPLLKAIPFFLAFAAILIIRFDEVFVLNFLLSFNWGFFIFYSFCLSASIISSYYFGKKEIEDGGIISGIDGF, from the coding sequence TTGATAAACAGTTACTCTGCAATTATGCTTAATTTAAGAACGAGAAAAAATGAGTTTGCGCTTTTTAAATCCGTCGGCGCCGATTCAAACATAATCACAAATCTTTTTTATAAAGAGGCAGGTGGGTTTTTGATCAAGCCGCTCCTAAAGGCAATCCCCTTCTTTTTGGCTTTTGCTGCAATTTTGATTATAAGATTTGATGAGGTCTTTGTTTTAAACTTTTTGCTTTCATTTAATTGGGGCTTTTTTATCTTCTACAGCTTCTGCTTAAGTGCCTCGATTATCAGCTCCTACTATTTCGGCAAAAAAGAAATAGAAGACGGAGGAATAATAAGCGGGATAGACGGATTTTAG
- the gyrA gene encoding DNA topoisomerase (ATP-hydrolyzing) subunit A — MEEIQTKEGGAVIPIPIENEVKRAYIDYSMSVIVSRALPDVRDGLKPVHRRILYSMEEKGLRSSGPTRKCAKIVGDVLGSYHPHGDASVYDALVRLGQDFSLRYPVIYPQGNFGTIGGDPPAAYRYTEAKMAKIAETMVEDIKKETVDFIPNFDDSTKEPTVLPAKFPFLLANGSSGIAVGMATNMPPHNLREIADAVSAYIDNPEIEIDELCKYMKGPDFPTGGVIYGRKGIKQAFKTGRGKILVRGKFTIEVDKKGKETIVFTEVPYQVNTTTLVSRIGELAREKVIDGIANVNDETSDRTGLRIVIELKRGAITKVVLNQLFAKTALQSSFGVINLALVNGRPETLNLKLLVKYFVEHRVDVVTRRTKFDLRKAEERAHILEALIVAIDNIDEVIKIIRASRDTQTAKNGLMERFGFDDVQAQAIVDMQLKRLTSLEIEDLRKELQELQVLIAHLKDLLAHPEKILALIKEETNEIAEKFGDERKTDIVADEVEELNIEDLIKKEEMVILISHLGYIKRIPATAYKSQNRGGKGSNSANLAEDDFLDQIFTASTHDYIMFITNAGKAYWLKVHEIQEASRTSRGSHIKSLLSVSSDEEITAVVSLKEFDDKTYLLMATAGGVVKKVTTDNFANAKTRGIIAIKLDEGDKLVSAILTGGKDEIMLITRRGQALRTSEEDIRSQGRSSRGVTGIKLSSEDELTGALRVTENQKMLVMTENGFGKRVEFSEFSAHGRGTGGQRIYTISEKTGEVVGLLTVFDDDEVVCITGQGKTIRISIDSVGTMGRAAQGVRILDIESPDMLIGLDVVARDEE, encoded by the coding sequence GTGGAAGAGATACAAACTAAGGAAGGCGGAGCCGTAATTCCGATTCCTATCGAAAATGAAGTAAAAAGAGCCTACATAGATTATTCAATGTCAGTTATAGTAAGCCGAGCCCTGCCCGATGTAAGGGACGGCCTAAAGCCCGTTCACAGGCGAATTCTCTATTCAATGGAAGAAAAGGGTTTACGCAGTTCAGGCCCCACCAGAAAGTGTGCTAAGATTGTAGGTGACGTATTAGGAAGTTACCACCCTCACGGCGACGCTTCGGTCTATGATGCCCTAGTCCGCCTCGGACAGGACTTCTCTCTACGCTATCCGGTCATTTATCCTCAAGGAAACTTCGGAACCATAGGAGGCGACCCGCCCGCTGCTTACCGATATACGGAAGCCAAGATGGCCAAAATCGCCGAAACCATGGTCGAGGACATAAAAAAAGAAACCGTCGATTTTATTCCGAACTTTGACGATTCCACAAAGGAGCCGACCGTTCTTCCGGCAAAATTTCCCTTCTTGCTTGCAAACGGTTCAAGCGGAATTGCAGTCGGTATGGCAACTAACATGCCGCCCCATAACTTGCGCGAAATAGCAGATGCCGTTTCGGCCTACATAGACAATCCCGAAATCGAAATAGACGAGCTTTGTAAATACATGAAGGGCCCCGACTTTCCGACCGGCGGAGTCATCTATGGAAGAAAGGGAATAAAGCAGGCCTTTAAAACCGGCCGCGGAAAAATATTGGTACGCGGTAAATTTACAATTGAGGTAGATAAAAAGGGAAAAGAAACTATAGTCTTTACCGAAGTTCCCTATCAGGTAAACACAACAACCCTCGTATCCCGCATCGGAGAATTAGCCCGCGAAAAAGTTATAGACGGAATTGCAAACGTAAACGATGAAACTTCCGATAGAACAGGCTTGCGTATTGTTATAGAGTTAAAGAGGGGGGCTATTACAAAGGTCGTATTAAACCAACTCTTTGCAAAGACAGCCCTTCAATCTTCCTTCGGAGTTATAAACCTAGCCCTTGTAAACGGAAGACCGGAAACCCTCAACCTAAAACTTCTTGTAAAATACTTTGTTGAGCACAGGGTCGATGTAGTTACCCGCAGAACAAAATTCGATTTACGCAAGGCGGAAGAAAGGGCTCATATCTTGGAAGCCCTTATCGTCGCCATCGACAACATAGATGAGGTTATCAAAATAATAAGGGCCTCCCGCGATACTCAAACTGCAAAAAACGGCTTGATGGAAAGGTTCGGCTTTGATGATGTGCAAGCTCAGGCCATTGTCGATATGCAGTTAAAGCGCTTGACAAGCTTGGAAATTGAAGACCTCAGAAAAGAATTACAGGAATTGCAGGTTTTAATCGCTCACTTAAAAGACCTTCTTGCCCATCCAGAAAAGATCTTAGCCCTGATAAAGGAAGAAACTAACGAGATAGCAGAAAAGTTCGGCGATGAGCGCAAAACCGATATTGTAGCCGATGAGGTTGAAGAGCTCAATATCGAAGACCTTATCAAAAAAGAAGAGATGGTTATTTTAATTTCCCACCTCGGATATATCAAGCGTATTCCTGCCACGGCTTATAAGAGTCAAAACAGGGGAGGCAAGGGTTCCAATTCCGCAAACCTTGCAGAAGACGACTTTTTGGATCAGATTTTTACGGCCTCGACCCACGATTATATTATGTTTATCACAAATGCAGGCAAGGCCTACTGGCTAAAGGTGCATGAGATACAGGAAGCAAGCAGGACGAGCCGCGGCTCTCACATAAAATCTCTTCTTTCAGTTTCTTCCGATGAAGAAATTACGGCTGTCGTTTCTTTAAAAGAATTCGACGATAAGACCTATCTTTTGATGGCGACCGCAGGCGGTGTTGTAAAAAAAGTTACCACAGACAATTTTGCAAATGCAAAAACCCGCGGAATCATAGCCATAAAACTGGATGAGGGCGATAAGCTTGTAAGCGCAATTCTTACAGGCGGCAAGGATGAGATCATGCTCATAACCCGCCGAGGTCAGGCCCTCCGTACAAGCGAAGAGGATATCCGCTCTCAAGGCCGTTCTTCCCGCGGTGTTACCGGAATAAAACTTTCTTCAGAAGATGAGCTTACGGGAGCACTCCGCGTAACGGAAAATCAAAAAATGCTTGTTATGACCGAAAACGGCTTCGGCAAGCGAGTAGAGTTTTCCGAATTTTCCGCTCACGGAAGAGGAACCGGCGGACAGCGCATTTACACAATTTCTGAAAAAACCGGAGAGGTTGTCGGCCTTCTTACCGTCTTTGATGATGATGAAGTTGTCTGCATAACAGGGCAGGGAAAAACTATCCGCATCAGCATAGACTCTGTAGGCACCATGGGCCGGGCAGCTCAGGGGGTCAGAATATTGGATATTGAAAGCCCCGATATGCTTATAGGACTTGATGTTGTTGCCCGCGATGAAGAATAG
- a CDS encoding CPBP family intramembrane glutamic endopeptidase, whose translation MKDKEQVFYGILITITIFLVSTFLGSKLQLNNDFFIPSFATHSLMLLFSLTAIFSLKNHVGYKIEIPQFKTIWRPILIGLLATIFINTIMTIITVAKTSVENIEVHPFMKHSSALQLFVFVFIYASISEELLFRGFLLNMLKPLKAKGIKIFKQHISVSVFISAVIFGLGHLVLITTGVSGNFVLRTVIFTTMLGIVAGYYQEKYDNNAYAIIVHMAGNSLSVLGVFLTSINS comes from the coding sequence GTGAAAGACAAAGAACAAGTGTTTTATGGAATTTTAATTACCATAACAATATTTTTAGTATCTACATTTTTGGGAAGTAAGTTGCAATTAAATAATGATTTTTTTATTCCTTCTTTTGCTACGCACTCCCTTATGCTGTTATTTTCACTAACTGCAATTTTCAGTTTGAAAAATCATGTAGGGTACAAAATTGAAATTCCACAATTCAAAACAATATGGAGACCTATATTGATAGGGCTTTTGGCAACAATATTCATTAATACTATTATGACAATTATTACGGTTGCAAAAACATCTGTAGAAAATATTGAGGTACATCCATTTATGAAACATTCATCAGCATTGCAGCTTTTTGTTTTTGTATTTATCTATGCAAGTATTTCAGAAGAATTGTTGTTTCGTGGCTTTTTATTGAACATGCTAAAACCATTAAAAGCAAAAGGGATAAAAATATTCAAACAGCATATCAGTGTTTCTGTGTTTATTAGTGCTGTTATATTTGGGCTGGGACATTTAGTTCTAATAACAACAGGTGTAAGCGGGAATTTTGTACTTCGAACAGTTATTTTTACAACTATGCTTGGAATTGTTGCCGGCTATTACCAAGAAAAATATGACAATAATGCATATGCAATTATTGTTCACATGGCAGGTAATTCATTAAGTGTTCTTGGTGTATTCTTAACAAGTATTAATTCTTAA
- a CDS encoding DUF4299 domain-containing protein, protein MSVSFYINNKKTFLKAKAPMKLKECLGFSSQKIDQFAFDEAQDNFDVKRFYNSSIADYECLLCGVLGKSSRGFELSFDKGLNHYAVRVFTPSTQEDWQIALTYIKDLAKKLGSDIVNERGEYFTAENIEQFNYQEDILFGIKSYIENKDTDEYISFGIFREAAFNRKIVEGFLNSENPIEAFSKFFKDIQYLDAFSANQMFFEDNKTKNIIGIYALTQDTETILPYKPSVEYKNRRIVKDEDISTWELSLAIINGNPDDKDSYQRAGVMEYSDFMTRLPKDKYRFIDAKYILIDALTKEEILSILKKESG, encoded by the coding sequence ATGAGCGTATCATTTTATATTAACAACAAAAAAACTTTTTTAAAAGCTAAAGCTCCTATGAAGTTAAAAGAATGTTTAGGATTTTCTTCACAAAAAATAGACCAATTTGCTTTTGACGAAGCGCAAGATAATTTTGACGTGAAAAGATTCTATAATTCATCCATTGCAGATTATGAATGTTTACTATGCGGAGTATTAGGAAAAAGCTCCCGCGGTTTTGAACTTTCTTTTGATAAGGGTCTCAATCATTATGCTGTGCGGGTTTTCACGCCAAGCACACAGGAAGATTGGCAAATCGCCCTTACCTATATCAAAGATTTAGCTAAAAAATTGGGAAGCGATATTGTCAATGAAAGAGGTGAATATTTTACCGCTGAGAATATCGAACAATTTAATTATCAGGAAGATATCTTATTCGGAATAAAATCTTATATTGAAAACAAAGATACGGATGAATACATCAGTTTCGGTATTTTCCGGGAAGCGGCTTTTAACCGTAAAATTGTAGAAGGATTTTTAAATTCCGAGAATCCGATAGAGGCATTTAGTAAATTCTTTAAGGACATTCAGTATTTAGACGCTTTTTCGGCAAACCAAATGTTTTTTGAAGATAATAAAACTAAAAACATTATCGGGATTTATGCCCTAACTCAAGATACGGAAACTATTTTGCCTTATAAGCCTAGTGTGGAATACAAAAATAGAAGGATTGTAAAAGATGAAGATATAAGCACTTGGGAATTATCTCTAGCTATTATTAACGGAAACCCTGATGATAAAGACTCTTATCAAAGAGCAGGAGTTATGGAGTATTCGGATTTTATGACCCGCCTGCCGAAAGATAAATATAGATTTATAGACGCTAAATATATTTTAATTGATGCTTTAACAAAAGAAGAAATTTTAAGCATTCTAAAAAAAGAGTCAGGATAA
- the nagB gene encoding glucosamine-6-phosphate deaminase: MRLIIKNNYDDCSKWTADYIGNKIIEFNPTKERPFVLGLPTGSTPLGVYKELIKKHKEGILSFKHVVTFNMDEYVGLEASHPQSYHYFMMDNFFNHIDIDPKNIHILNGMAKDKKKECEDYEKAIRSYGKIHLFLGGIGADGHIAFNEPYSSLTSRTREKTLTQDTIIMNSRFFEGNEDLVPKTALTVGIGTIMDAEEVLIMATGHAKAEAVHQAVEGGVSHVWTVSALQLHPKSIIICDDAAIDELKVKTVKYFLDIEKEKRN; this comes from the coding sequence ATGAGACTTATCATCAAAAACAATTATGACGATTGTTCAAAATGGACTGCCGATTATATAGGCAATAAGATTATCGAATTTAATCCTACCAAGGAAAGGCCCTTTGTTCTAGGCCTACCCACCGGTTCAACTCCCTTGGGGGTTTATAAAGAACTTATAAAAAAACACAAAGAAGGCATCCTATCTTTTAAGCATGTCGTCACCTTTAATATGGATGAATATGTGGGCTTGGAGGCATCCCATCCTCAAAGCTATCACTACTTTATGATGGATAATTTTTTTAATCACATTGATATCGATCCTAAAAACATTCACATCTTAAACGGAATGGCAAAAGATAAGAAAAAAGAATGTGAGGATTACGAAAAGGCAATCCGTTCTTACGGAAAAATTCATTTGTTTTTGGGCGGAATAGGAGCTGACGGACACATAGCCTTTAATGAGCCCTATTCTTCCTTAACCTCCCGCACAAGGGAGAAAACCTTAACCCAAGATACCATCATAATGAACTCCCGCTTTTTTGAAGGAAATGAAGACCTTGTTCCAAAAACAGCTTTAACCGTAGGTATCGGCACTATTATGGATGCAGAAGAAGTTCTTATAATGGCAACGGGACATGCTAAGGCTGAGGCTGTTCATCAGGCGGTAGAGGGAGGTGTAAGCCATGTCTGGACGGTAAGTGCTTTACAACTTCATCCTAAATCTATTATAATCTGCGATGATGCAGCAATAGATGAGCTTAAAGTAAAAACCGTAAAATATTTTTTGGATATCGAAAAGGAAAAAAGAAACTAA